In one Streptomyces sp. NBC_00597 genomic region, the following are encoded:
- a CDS encoding TetR family transcriptional regulator, with protein MTADAKAVATTASPPLTERQEARRRRILHASAQLASRGGFDAVQMREVAEAAGVALGTLYRYFPSKVHLLVATMQDQLQHMHTTLRKRPPAGEDPAARVSETLMRAFRALQREPHLADAMVRALTFADRSVSPEVDTVSRLTTAIILDAMGLDAPPTAEQLSAVRVIEHTWHSALITWLSGRASIAQVKIDIETVCRLIDLTTPREKA; from the coding sequence ATGACAGCGGATGCGAAAGCCGTCGCCACGACGGCGTCCCCTCCCCTGACGGAGCGCCAGGAGGCGCGCCGCCGCCGGATCCTGCACGCCAGCGCCCAGCTGGCCAGCCGGGGCGGTTTCGACGCCGTCCAGATGCGGGAGGTGGCCGAGGCGGCCGGGGTCGCGCTGGGCACCCTGTACCGGTACTTCCCGTCCAAGGTGCACCTCCTCGTCGCCACGATGCAGGACCAGCTCCAGCACATGCACACGACGCTCCGCAAACGGCCCCCGGCGGGCGAGGACCCGGCGGCCCGCGTGTCGGAAACCCTGATGCGGGCCTTCCGCGCGCTCCAGCGGGAGCCGCACCTGGCCGACGCCATGGTCCGCGCGCTGACGTTCGCGGACCGGAGCGTGAGCCCCGAGGTGGACACGGTGTCCCGGCTGACCACGGCGATCATCCTGGACGCGATGGGCCTGGACGCCCCGCCGACGGCGGAACAGCTCTCCGCGGTGCGGGTGATCGAGCACACCTGGCACTCGGCGCTGATCACCTGGCTCTCGGGCCGCGCCTCGATCGCCCAGGTGAAGATCGACATCGAAACGGTCTGCCGCCTCATCGACCTGACGACGCCACGAGAAAAGGCCTGA
- a CDS encoding glycosyltransferase family 4 protein: MTAEAMVTSPFVGSATDGDRPLRIALLTYKGNPFCGGQGVYVRHLSRELVRLGHSVEVIGAQPYPVLDTGATLTELPSLDLYRQPDPFRTPKRDEYRDWIDALEVATMWTGGFPEPLTFSLRARRHLAARAGEFDVIHDNQTLGYGLLADLGAPLVTTIHHPITVDRQLDLDAAHDRKKRLSVRRWYGFTRMQGRVARRLPSVLTVSGSSKQEIAEHLGVRDERIHVVHIGADTDLWSPDASVAEVPGRIVTTSSADVPLKGLVHLVEALAKLRTEQPDAHLVVVGKRAEQGPVARAIEKYDLQGAVRFVKGITDAELVDLVRSAQIACVPSLYEGFSLPAAEAMATGTPLVATTGGAIPEVAGPDGETCLAVPPGDAGALSAALGRLLGDPQLRARLGAAGRERVLSRFTWARAAEGTAAHYRAAIERAAGRTRSAR; this comes from the coding sequence GTGACCGCTGAGGCCATGGTGACGAGCCCTTTCGTGGGTTCCGCCACCGACGGCGACCGCCCGTTGCGCATCGCACTCCTCACCTATAAGGGGAACCCGTTCTGTGGCGGTCAGGGCGTCTACGTCCGGCACCTCTCGCGGGAGCTCGTGAGGCTGGGACATTCCGTCGAGGTCATCGGCGCGCAGCCGTACCCGGTCCTCGACACCGGTGCCACGCTGACCGAGCTGCCGAGCCTCGACCTGTACCGGCAGCCCGACCCGTTCCGCACCCCGAAGCGCGACGAGTACCGGGACTGGATCGACGCGCTGGAAGTCGCCACCATGTGGACCGGCGGATTCCCCGAGCCGCTGACCTTCTCGCTGCGGGCCCGGCGCCACCTCGCCGCCCGCGCGGGCGAGTTCGACGTCATCCACGACAACCAGACCCTCGGCTACGGCCTGCTGGCCGACCTCGGCGCGCCGCTGGTCACCACCATCCACCACCCCATCACCGTCGACCGGCAGCTGGACCTCGATGCCGCCCACGACCGCAAGAAGCGGCTCTCCGTGCGCCGCTGGTACGGCTTCACGCGGATGCAGGGGCGGGTCGCCCGCCGGCTGCCCTCCGTGCTGACCGTCTCCGGATCCTCCAAGCAGGAGATCGCCGAGCACCTGGGCGTGCGCGACGAGCGCATCCACGTCGTCCACATCGGCGCCGACACCGACCTGTGGTCGCCCGACGCGTCCGTGGCCGAGGTACCGGGGCGGATCGTCACGACCTCCAGCGCCGACGTCCCCCTCAAGGGCCTCGTGCACCTCGTCGAGGCGCTCGCGAAGCTGCGGACCGAGCAGCCCGACGCACACCTCGTCGTGGTCGGCAAGCGCGCCGAACAGGGGCCGGTCGCCCGCGCGATCGAGAAGTACGACCTCCAGGGCGCGGTGCGCTTCGTCAAGGGCATCACCGACGCCGAACTCGTGGACCTGGTGCGCAGCGCGCAGATCGCCTGCGTGCCCTCGCTGTACGAGGGCTTCTCGCTGCCCGCCGCCGAGGCCATGGCCACCGGCACCCCGCTGGTCGCCACCACCGGCGGTGCCATCCCCGAAGTCGCGGGCCCCGACGGCGAGACCTGCCTCGCGGTGCCGCCCGGTGATGCGGGTGCGCTGTCCGCCGCGCTGGGCCGGCTGCTGGGCGACCCGCAGCTGCGGGCGCGCCTCGGCGCGGCCGGACGCGAGCGGGTGCTGTCCCGGTTCACGTGGGCCAGAGCCGCCGAGGGCACCGCCGCGCACTACCGCGCCGCGATCGAGCGCGCGGCCGGCCGTACCCGCAGCGCGCGGTGA
- a CDS encoding ferredoxin: MGDRWHVEVDRGVCIGSGMCVNHAPEGFALDSARQSHPRDPETDANEPVLTAAEGCPVEAILITLAGTGEAVFPPEE; this comes from the coding sequence ATGGGCGACCGGTGGCACGTGGAGGTGGACCGGGGCGTCTGCATCGGCTCGGGGATGTGCGTGAACCACGCACCGGAGGGCTTCGCACTGGACTCGGCGCGCCAGTCGCATCCGCGGGATCCCGAGACGGACGCGAACGAGCCGGTCCTGACGGCGGCGGAGGGCTGCCCGGTGGAAGCCATCCTGATCACCCTGGCGGGCACGGGGGAGGCGGTGTTCCCGCCGGAGGAGTGA